The following proteins are co-located in the Vicugna pacos chromosome 3, VicPac4, whole genome shotgun sequence genome:
- the LOC140690846 gene encoding uncharacterized protein, translated as MFCCVPRSRGRGPRKSRSNGLCQQCRQWVGSHPRRLWPFGQTDRKSQTPQDPGNQDTHATSPSEGLVCHTVESQHRLQKSLGKKGSPPPRPTAQTPPRSLPRILPRAEGQLSTPGSDLEHHAHLPGIQEEDQEPPEAEPKVTGPEQAEAGEDSTEQKQDHQDPAGDHKLPPAAPAEPEDPAAPADLVAPEGLAASEEPADLSALEEPAALADVATPEEPAAPADLATPEEPAAPEEPAGPADLAAPEEPAGPADLATLEEPAAPEHPAAPEQLAAHEEPATPEEPAAPEEPAAPEVPAAPEEPAGPADLAAPEEPAGPADLATLEEPAAPEHPAAPEQLAAHEEPATPEEPAAPEEPAAPEVPAAPEEPAGPADLAAPEEPAAPEQPATPEEPAGPPDLAASEEPAGPPDLADPEEPAALADLATPEQPAAPEEPAGPADLATPDEPAAPEQPATPAELAAPDEPAAPEQPAAPADLAAPEEPAAPEEPADFATPEKPAAPADLADPEEPATPDDLAAPEEPAAPAPAPAPAPAPLGIGEAVLASSPPRAEPPLPPPTPSPKYHHESPPPPEVDFTTPEVLFVLFFFTLLCLFHPMVGILYFSASYFL; from the exons atgttttgttgtgtcccaagatcccgaggtcgcggcccacGGAAatcccgcagcaacggcctttgccaacagtgccgacagtgggtcgggtctcaccccaggcgcctctggccttttggccagacagaccgaaag agccagacaccgcaggatccggggaaccaggacactcatgccacctccccaagtgaggggctggtgtgccacactgtggaaagccagcacaggctccagaagagtctgggtaagaagggctccccaccaccacggcctacTGCCCAGACACcacccaggtctctccccaggattttgcccagggctgaggggcagctcagcacccccggctctgacctggagcaccatGCCCACCTCCCAGGGATTCAGgaagaggaccaggagccccccgaagcagagcccaaag ttacaggcccagagcaggcagaggcaggggaagacagcacagaacaaaaacaggaccaccaggatccagcaggagaccacaagctccctcctgctgctcctgctgagcctgaagatcctgcagctcctgctgatctagtcGCTCCTGAAGGGCTTGCCGCTTCTGAAGAGCCTGCTGATCTTTCCGCtcttgaagagcctgctgctcttGCTGAtgtagccactcctgaagagcctgctgctcctgctgatcttgccactcctgaagagcctgccgctcctgaagagcctgctggtcctgctgatctagccgctcctgaagagcctgctggtcctgctgatcttgccactcttgaagagcctgctgctcctgaacatcctgccgctcctgaacagcttGCTGCTcatgaagagcctgccactcctgaagagcctgccgctcctgaagagcctgctgctcctgaagtgcctgccgctcctgaagagcctgctggtcctgctgatctagccgctcctgaagagcctgctggtcctgctgatcttgccactcttgaagagcctgctgctcctgaacatcctgccgctcctgaacagcttGCTGCTcatgaagagcctgccactcctgaagagcctgccgctcctgaagagcctgctgctcctgaagtgcctgccgctcctgaagagcctgctggtcctgctgatctagccgctcctgaagagcctgccgctcctgaacagcctgccactcctgaagagcctgctggtcctcctgatctagccgcttctgaagagcctgctggtcctcctgatctagccgatcctgaagagcctgccgctcttgctgatctagccactcctgaacagcctgccgctcctgaagagcctgctggtcctgctgatcttgccactcctgatgagcctgccgctcctgaacagcccgCTACTCCTGCTGAATTAGCCGCTCCTGAtgagcctgctgctcctgaacagcctgccgctcccgctgatctagccgctcctgaagagccggccgctcctgaagagcctgctgatTTTGCCActcctgagaagcctgctgcacctgctgatctagctgatcctgaagagcctgccactccagatgatcttgccgctcctgaagagcctgccgctcctgcacctgcacctgcacctgcacctgcaccgcTGGGCATTGGAGAAGCAGTTctggcatcatcaccccctagggctgaaccccctctgccccctcctacaccttctccaaaataccaccatgaatcccctcccccacctgaagTTGACTTCACTACCCCTgaagttctttttgttttgtttttctttactttactTTGTTTGTTTCACCCCATGgttggcatcctttatttttccgCTTCCTATTTCCTTTAA